ATTCTGTTCTGGAACTCTAAGCCAATCATGTGCAATCAATTCAATCAATGTGCAGTCAATGTGCAACTCTTAGCCAATCATATGTATTCCTCTTGAACTCATAGCCaattatgcacattctattctGGAACTCTCAACCCAATAATACACATTCTATTCTGGAACTTCTCAGCCAATTATACACATTTTCTTCTTGAACCTTCAGACAATCATACCCAAGCTGTTCTGGAAATCTCAGCCAGTCATTGTGCATTCTGGAGTTCTGGAACTCTTAGGTAATAATCTGTATTCTATTCTGGAACTCTCAAACAATCATATACACTCTATTCTGGAATTTTCAGCCAATCATATCCATTCTGGAGATCGTGAACTGCTAGCCAATCAAGTGCATTTTATTCTGGGTCGCTCAGCCATTTGTGCACATGCTGTTCTGGAACCTTGAACCAATAATGCAGATTTTATTTAGGAactctcagccaatcatgtgtaTTGTGGAGTTCTGGAACTCTTTGCCAATTGTGTGCATTCTATTCGGAATCATTAGTTATAAGCATCATAAATCATAAGCATTCTGTATTTCAAACAGCAGCCATGCTGGCTCAAGGGTTCTGGAGCCAAATTAAAATTTCAGCCAGTCATCAACATCCATTAAATTTAGCCATCCATCATCATTCTTGTGCATCACCAGTCATGTACATTATAGTGTTCTGGACTGCATATTTGTTCTTTTCTAGAGCTCTCATTCAAAATGTTTCTCACATCCCAACTGGCTCATCATTAACAATGCAGTATTTTGATTCCAATGCACTAATAATTACCACAGGAACGAGAGAGGAACAGGAGAACACACACGGCATCCAGTTTCAGACTCACTATCTGACACACTGCTCACAGTCggttatgtatgtgtgcgtttATATGTACATACAAGCATTCATGTAGTTCTATGTGGTCATGACGACTTGCCGATGATGAGGATGCTCATAAGGAAGACCATAGCAAAGAAGATCCACATAAAGAACCTGTCCATCACCTTGGCCACCTTTTTCCACTCAGCTACTTTCAGGGAAGTCAACTTCTGCTCCCGGAAGCAGTTCGCAATGTACTCGACGTTCTTGATGAGCTTCAGGTCTCCCCCAAAACCACCACAATGCGGCCCACAAAATATgcaggggtcaaaggtcacattTGGGGAAAGTAGTTTTTCATCATCAGGACAGCAAGTGAGACCTGAAGGGTTCCTGGTTGGTTCTGGATTCTGCTTGGTTGGTTTCTGTGTATGGCATTTCTCCACATCTTTCTTCCGTGCTAGTGATGAGGTGCAGCTCTCTCCAACTTCATAGACGAAGAAGATCCTGCTCATGTAGCCAATGATGAGCACTTTGGCCCAGTGAGGGACTGGTTTGGCTTCAGCACCACAGAAGTGAATGTtcatgatgaagatggtgagagaggtGGAGGCCGTGATCATTGTCATTGTCGCAATGTAGTATTTACCTGAGAAAACAGTATTAATTAGTTCATTCATTCTGtgaatcactgaatcacttGAATTCAAATGAATCTCAGACAGATTCAGTGAATGATTTcaaatgtgattcatttgtGTAAGTGTGGATGGAGGATCATTGGCTCACCTATGAGCGGCACACTCTCAGAGGGTGGCATGCTCTCGGCCACCACCAGCTGGAAAACAGTGAGCGCCAACAGCACGGTGACACCCAGCGAGACCTTCTCACCTGAGTCTGCAGGCAGGAAGAAGCCAAGTGGTGCCAGGAAGGAGATGAGGAAGCAAGGCAGCAGCAGATTGAAGACGTAGAACGAGGAGCGTCTGCGTAGcagcagtgtgtatgtgatgtcCGGGTACGGGTCCGAGCAGCAGCCGTACATGATCACATTCTTGGTGGCAGGCATGCCGTCACACTCCCACTCCACATTCTCCACTAGGTCCGAGAGGTCACCGCTAGCCATCGCCATGGTGATGTCCACCTGGGTCACAACCCATACTTAagttattgttacatttaagcAATATTGCAAGAGTTAGAGTGCGGATTTAGGTACAAGTCTACAGGACCAGTGCCGTAACTAATCACagccatgccaatattcagtataactgcacAATTGCGATAATTGCTTTTACACAACAgctctataaacaagaaattaatagtGAGTAACTGATATTTCGGACATAACATGGCCAaaaatgatgtttatttattattggaaaaaaaaaaaaatatatatatatatatatatatatatatatatatatatatatatatatatatatatatatataataaaaatataaatatattgtataattgTCAATAATTTGAATGGTGTTCCTCTTTAAGTTCAATATCATCTGTATATCACATGCTAATGATTATGGCAAACTTACATCACCACGAATTTACTGAGTAAGaaatggaaagtgtgtgtgtgtgtgtgtgtgtgtgtgtgtgtgtgtatgcgtgtgtatatgtgtgtgtgtgcgtgtgtgtgtgtacctgattGCCGTTATAGGTCCAAGAGCCAAAGGTGAGATTACACTGCTGGCTGTCAAAAGGGAAGTAGGACACGTCCACCACACATGAGCTTTTGGTGATGGCTGGGGCATCCCATGTGATCTCACCGGTGTATCGCAACACAACATTAGTGTCCATTGGGCCGGGCAAATCGTCATCAGCtctacgcacgcacacacacacacacacacacacacagagtatattCTAGCCTTGCATATTATAGTGTAGCATAGTATAGATTAATTTTCTGAAGAGCACTAGGTCTGATCTGccagtgtgtgtacatgtttgtgtgtacttGTTGTAAAGCACTACGTCGGGTCTCCACACCATGCTGCTGGGGATGCGGATGACCTCGAGGCCATCATAGTCGTCTTTATCCCACTTCAGATAGGCATCATACCATGTCTGCCTTATCCACAGGTAAGCTATAAGAACTTGGTTACGCTCGTCctacacatgcatgcatgcatgcgcgcacacgcatacacacacacacacacacacacacacacacatgcacactatcAGTACTGTGCTTAAATGAGTTGATCTTGTAATAGTGAGATTAGCAGGCAAGTGAACCACCTGGCTAGACAGAGTCAGTGATCAAGATTAACACTGACTGAATGGCTGACTGTCCACTTCTCACACTGTGTACAAGGAGACACACACTCCCTTAGTATCAGGTTTTTGAAGGTGTGACTGTTAGACTATGTCCAAACCCTTTAAAGCTGTATCCCAAATGCTCATGTGTTCAGTTGAAGAGTTATTACAATTAATTCAAACAAGTATCAATCATGCCACTCCAGGTATCTCCATCACTGCCCACGTGCACGGTGAAGTCTCCCAGCAGAACTATGGAGTCCCCTACTGGTGCCCCATACAGGACTCCATTCAGGGTCCCCAAGAAGGCCGAATACTCTGACCTGGTGTTCGGTGCATACGCACAGACAACAGTCAGAATCCCCCCCTGGGATGggctgggatgaggattagcacctctaGATCTGAGGCCATGGTTTTCAGCAGGAAACTgatggagtgcctactccgggtagggaatgagtacttaacccaagtgaaggagttcGAGTACCTCAgggtcttgttcacgagtgaggggacattGGAGCGGGAGATTGGCTGGAGAATCAGAGCAGCAGGAGCGGTATTGCAATCACTTTACCGCACTGTTGTGacgaaaagagagctgagccggaAGGCAAAGCTCTCAATCTACTGGGCAATTTTCgttcctaccctcacctatggtcatgaaggctgggtagtgaccgaaagaactagatcgcgggtacaagcggccgaaatgggttttctcaggagggtggctggctTCTCCCTTAtagatagggtgagaagctcggcCATctgagaggaactcagagtagagccgctgctcctttgtgttgaaaggagccagttgaggtggtttgggcacctggtaaggattCCCCCTGGGCGCCTCCgaagggaggtgttccaggcacgtCGAGCTACAaggagacctcggggaagacccaggactaggtggagaggttatatctccacactggcctgggaacgcctcaggatcccccagtcagagctggttaatgtggtttggaaaagggaagtttggggtctccgctggagctgctgcccctgCAACCCGATTACGGATAAGTGgttgatgatggatggatggatggatggatggaattcaaACAAGTAATAGTCAAAAACTTAAAAGAATATGGTTTGGAATGGTGTCCAGATGTATGAACGATTGCACTGTTCTGCGTGCAAAATATCAGGCCATTCTTCACTTTCTAGTATGTATGAGAATTCCCCTGTACGGCATTTTAAcctatttttgttatatattaataGCACAATTCTAGCTATTATCTGATTCTAATTACTCAATTATTCAGATTTCAGATTTCAGATGTGTTTATACCTTTGCAATATCTGAGGATGTGTCTCCATTCcattagtgtatgagtgtatgagcaGCACAGCAAAGAAGTGAGTGTGGGTGCTGtactgtttgttttcatttgtttcttgTATTCCTTCTATCTTGTTTCTGGGACTATATCTTAGAGACCATTTGCTAGAGACCACTTGGTATTGAGCATGTGATGCGGACAGTTTCACTGAGACCATGTGATGGGGACTGTATCGTAAGATTCATGTAATGTGAGCCATGCCACCTGAACTAGGTCATAGGGACCAGGTCATGGAGGCCACATCACAGAGACTACATTGTGAGGACCGGGTCATACAGGAGCACATCATGGGACCTACATCTTCAGGACCCTGTCATCAGGACTGCATTGTGGAGACTATGTCTTCAGGAGCATGTCATAGAGAATGTGAAACAACTGGGTTGTGGGGACCATGTCTTGAGGACCATAGTATAAAGTTTGTATCAAAAGAACTGTGTTGTGAGAACCTTGCATTTGGGGGCCAGGTCATGGGGACCCGGTCATGGAGGTTGTGTCAAAGGCGCTGTGTAATAGGGACTGCTTCATAGAGGTTTCACTATAGGAAATGCATCATAAGAAATGCTGTGAAGACCGGGTCAAGAAAGACATGTAATTGGGACCACTTTGTGGGAGGCATTGTCATAAAGACCAGGGCTTAGGGTATTGTGCCATGGAGGCTGGACCTTCAGGGCTACACTGTAGGGACCACATGGTGGGGACTAATTCACTGAGGCTGCATAGTGAGGACTGTGTCATCAGGATCATATTACAGAGGCTTCATCATGGAGGAATCAAGTTATAGAGACCATGTCATGGGGACCGCGTCATGGGCGTCAGGTGAAGGAGACTGTATAACAGAGGAAATGGTGAACTATGGAAACAGGCTTGTAGGGGCTATGTCATGCTGTAGAGATGGCATCATATGACCACGTTGTGAGAACCAGGTCATAGATTGAaactaaatgctgtaaaatgtaaagtgGGGACCTAATGAGCATGTCCATGATCATTTCAAAGATATTAAACTTTAGGACCTGTTATTACTGAGAACATCTGGTTCCCAACAATACAGCAACACAAAAATATGTGTGTACTCACCATGTCTTTAATCTGAGACAATGTGACCTGCAGTGTGACGTTGAGTGTTTTGTCAGTGTCTTCCACGGGCCTCAGCTCGTTCGAATAATTCTCCATAAGGTCATTTAGCAGTTGATATGCGAAGTGGCCTTGGGCTGCATGAACCGCtggacaccaaaaaaaaaccacaccagCACAGACAATTACACTCGCTATCTTCGTAATCTTAATTCATCAGTCAGGGTGGttgataaatggtctgcacttatatagcgcttttttaaccttagctttacactggttctcattcacacacacacacacacacacacaccaatggtagcagagctgccacgcaaggcgctagcttgccatcgggagcaacttggggttcagtgtcttgcccaaggatacttcggcatgtggagtcatgtgggccaggaatcgaaccgccaaccctatgattagtggacaacccactttaccacctgagccacagccacctgATTCTATAACATTTTGTCATATGgtggcttgcataagtattcaccctccTTTGAACTttgtgttacaacctggaattgaaatggGCGTAATTGGGATTATGTCATGAACCTACAAAAAAACAGCCAATATTGATTGGAAAATGATATACAAATAAAGACTGTaaaagttgtgattgcataagtattcacctgTGTTGCTACAGTATGAAACCGAACATCACTGTCTAAATGATCTTAGAGCAAAAATATAGTCATCTCACAACAAACACAAGAAGAATGAGAgaagaaaacacaacacacttaCCCTCCAACGACAGTGTCACAAAGCACACAGCTGCAACCGTGAAGGTCATGATCCAGCTCATGGAAGCATATGTAGAGAAGAAATGGATCAAACCGGCGCTGTACACAAGCCAGCATACTGCTAGTCAGATAATGAAACAGTGCACCAGGTGGTTTCCTTTTACTCTGTTGTGATGTaatggctgtgtcccaaatgtctCCTTAACATACAAGTGCTACGTCTAGTCCACATGTTCATTCTGTTCtggctccccccccccacacacacacacacacacacacacacacaaggtatGTAGCCTAATACAGGTTCATTACTAACATGGCCCAGAACCGAAAATGGattaatatagtatatatttaatatagtgGGTTACATAGGTACAGTACAGGAGTATCTCAATTTACTCCCAGTTAGACATATAGTGCACTAAATCCATCCATAGTGCACCACCATGTATTGTTCCATGCACTGTATCCATTATTTCATACCCTATGCAATGCACTTATAAATAACTTTCTATTGTATATATACTGCACTATACATATATGGTGTTATTTAATGCACTTCTATAAAGACTCACTGctagatatatacagtactgcacGTTTGTGATTCAATTAAACTAATACTTACTAATACTATTTCAAAACTTTGCCTTCAAAGTGCACTTCTCTGGGAAGTCCGAGCAGGTTTGGAGGTTGCAGCTCAGTGTTTTGATTGTCAGAAGAGACCTCACCAGTCGCATGTGCTTAGACGCAAGAGGATATCATATCACACAGAAACCAGATGCGGCTGCACTCCAGCCGTGCCACCATTCAGCTGTCAATCAGCAGCAGACGGTCAGTGGAGACAACGCGCTGATGGAGGTAGAGATAAGAGGCTGGTGTGTTGCCAGTTTGTTTTATATCTGCATTTGTACTGACATTATGTCCATTTATTTATCCAATCATCAaccttctatctatctgttaATTTCTGCATTCCTTGTTGGATAATGTGCTGAGTAGTGTGTAGAAAATAGGGTGCAGTACAGTTTGGTGATTTTGGtgccctaacacacacacacacacacacacacacacacacacacacacacacacacacacacacacacacggacgcacacacacacacacacacacacgcacacacacaaacaaagagagtggcacagcaggtagctATGCCTCCTTGCAggtcaggttactgtctgtgtggacatactgtgcatgttctccctgtgtctgtgtgagtttcctcagggttctctggtttcatcCCCCCTAAGTGTGAAAGTGGGTGTGCATAGTACAATTAACTATTGTAAAtattaagcacacacacaaaagattaTATACATAAAATGATTACTACCTTCCACTTCACTCTTtaggaatacacacacacacacacacacacacacacaaacacacacacacgcacacagtctCAGCATGTGTTCAGTGAACCATCTGCCACCACTTACACACACCTCACTGAACACAAATTTAAATACTCCatgacatagacacacacagagatacactgTTAGCTTTACActtcatatatatgtgtatatagatGATCAGACACTTATTAATGCTTAAACGTGTTACCTTCGTTTAGTAACATCTATATCCATGAATACCCATGAAGATAGCTATTTCACATTAGGGATTATTCCTAAAGATAGCTAGCTATCTTCACAGATATTCCAAATGTTAACTACCTATGTTCTTAGATATTTCTTAATGTTTGTGAGCTATTATTAAGGATATTCCTAATATTAGGGATAGTCCATGAAGATGGCCAGCTAAGAGTAGGGAATATCCCTGAAATAGCTAGCCAAGAGTAGAGAATATTCCTGAAATGGCTAGCTAAAATTATAGAATATCCCTGAAATGGCTAGCCAAGAGTAGAGAATATTCCTGAAGATGGCTTGCTAAGAGTAGAAAATATCTCTGAAGATGGCTCGCTAAAAGTAGAGAATATCTCTGAAGATGGCAAGATAAGAGTAGAGAGAATACCTGAAGATGGCTCGCTACGATTAGAGAATGAATATTCCTGAAGATGGCTCGCTAAAATTAGAGAATATCCTTGAAGATGGCTCTCTAAGAGTAGGGAATATCCCTGAAGATGGCTAGCTATGATTAGAGAATATCCCTGAAGATGGCTAGCTAAGAATAGAGAATATCCCTGAAGATGGTTAGCTATGATTAGAGAATATCCCTGAAGATGGCTAGCTACAATTACAGACTATCCCTGAAGATGGCTAGCTACGATTACAGACTATCCTTGAAGATGGCTAGCTATGATTACAGACTATCCCTGAAGATGGCTAGCTACGATTAGAGAATATCCCTGAAGATGGTTAACTATGATTAGAGAATATCCCTGAAGATGGCTAGCTACGATTACAGACTATCCCTGAAGATGGCTAGCTACGATTACAGACTATCCCTGAAGATGGCTAGCTACGATTAGAGAATATCCCTGAAGATGGTTAGCTACGATTAGAGAATATCCCTGAAGATGGCTAGCTACGATTACAGACTATCCCTGAAGATGGCTAGCTACGATTAGAGAACATCCCTGAAGATGGCTAGCTACGATTAGAGAATATCCCTGAAGATGGCTAGCTATGATTAGAGAATATCCCTGAAGATGGCTAGCTACCATTAGAGAATATCCCTGAAGATGGCTAGCTATGATTAGAGAATATCCCTGACGATGGCTCGCTAAGATTAGAgaatagttagctagctaattttagGGATTATCCCTGaaaatagctagctaacataaaacaaaattatcAAACAATTGGCCTAGGGTTTAAATGTTCGCTaggtttctctgtgtgtgtgtgtgtgtgtgtgtgtgtgtgtgtgtgtgtttgtttacaacAATATTCACAAATGGGTAGTGGGATTTTCTTGAAAGCTAAATTCACTAGCTGTGGTGCAATGTTGACATTAGTGTAATTCTAGTCAGTGTTTCCTTAGCATTTACCAACATGCCTTGGCCAATCGCTAGCTTCCATGTTCAGCTTATCACCTTGAACAACGAGTGTGTACTCACCTTCCAATGTTAAAAGCAAGCCAGTTAAAATAATACTCCCAAAGCAATTTAGCTAACGTTAGTGAATATCCCCCAACCAAACTAGCTAATTGACATTAGAAATTAAAAACAAGCTAGCTAAAACTGGAAAGTAATGTTAAAAGTACCTAAAGCTAGTCAGTTAACATTAGAGGATATTCCTAAAGTAATTTAGCTAAAGTTAGGAAATATCCCCAAGCAAAACTAGCTAGGTAGTacttgaaaatgtaaatgttaaaaaacaaacaaacaaacaaaaaaagtagaaaTGTTAGAAAATAATGTACCAAAAGCCTGCCAAGTGACATTGGGTATATTCCCAAACAAATCTAGCTAACTAACTTTAAAAATGTTGGGGGATGCAAAGTagttagtatttaaaaaaaaacattttaaaaaaagaaaaaaaagaaaagaaaaacacttagCACAATGAACTTGCTGTATTAGCCACAAAACTCTTCGGTTTATTTCACTTTTccttaaaacaataataaataaaagcatcgCCACATTGCTTGAATTTATACAGACTTTAATAGCTTTATTTACAGAtgaaatcttttctttcttctgctgTTTCTGCAGTCAATGCTTTGTTCAGTGAGTGTGATTGTTTACTTCCTTTCTTActctctttattgtttttttttttgtgtgtattccAGTCTTGATCTTTCGCAATAGTGTAATGTGTGTCAAATGTGAGAGTGGTGTTggagtgttttttattttgatttactgGCATCGTAAAGATGGGATTCCACATAAAAGAGCTTGAGTGATTGTGCAAAATGGAGGAGGGGGAAGATTTGGAAACGTCCAGCACTGTGGTAAGTATTACGTGATCAGTATGAGGAGGACACAGAGGATGGCGATGACAAAAGGTGAGAAATACGGAATACTGTTGAGGGAAAGGCACACTTAAATCAGAAGGGGGGTGGGAGACGACGTAAGTTTGAGATGATGTGAGAGTTTAGGAAGAGACTGTAATGTCAaacggagagagaaaaagatgtaAGGGACTCGTAAATGCATTGTGTTGGGGAGTCGAGGTGCTTTTTTATCCATATAGGAAGTGAATCCAACTTGGACATGGGCGGAGTCAGAGGTGTGGGAAATCTGGATAATGGGGCGTGGGTGGTGATCATGGTGCTGTAGGTTCAGTTGCTAAGCAACAATTCCGTAGCCGTTTCTACATCCCAGGATTTTGACGACAATGCCACTATTACTGCGttctgagaagaaaaaaaaaaagaaacagaagacAGCAGATTTGTGTAACACTagttcttatatatatatatatatatatatatatatatatatatatatatatatatatatatataaggcaacaaaaaacaacaacaaaaaaaggtaaaataaataaataaataaataactgtgtgATACTCACTTTATCAAAGCCCATAGCACAGAGTTTGTCTATTTTGCGTGTGTAGTCTGGACTGGAGACTGGTGCACCTGCGTAAACGTGTGACCAGAGCCGAGCCGTCTGCTTAAACATCTCTGGGTTCTGCTTATACTGGATACACACAAAACCATGCAAGATGTTACTCAGAATTAAGTTGCCTTCTGAGCCTAACTTTCACACTACAATAATATTGCTCTGAATTTATTATGTAAGACGCACATActctttatccatttatagttacagctaACTGTGGAATGTTCATGAAACAAAGTcgtccgtcctgaagacttagctgctgttatagaaaacgaaaATCAACacctttctgaccaatcagaatcgagaactcaACAGCGGTGTCGTATGAAGGAATACAACACACACTTGCTAGATAATTAGGAAATTTGTATTTTCCGCAATGAACAGTAAACAGTTACGACGTCTTGGTCACAATCcgaggaaattgttcaacccaCCTGATTGGCCACCACTGCATCCTGTGGATCGTCTGGCTCTGCCGCTGCCAGTAAGGCCTGTAGAGACAGCAGCACTGTCCGGAGTGTCATGGCCGCcgccctg
This genomic interval from Ictalurus furcatus strain D&B chromosome 2, Billie_1.0, whole genome shotgun sequence contains the following:
- the ube2ka gene encoding ubiquitin-conjugating enzyme E2Ka (UBC1 homolog, yeast) isoform X2, producing the protein MTLRTVLLSLQALLAAAEPDDPQDAVVANQYKQNPEMFKQTARLWSHVYAGAPVSSPDYTRKIDKLCAMGFDKNAVIVALSSKSWDVETATELLLSN
- the LOC128616816 gene encoding neuronal acetylcholine receptor subunit alpha-9-II, translated to MSWIMTFTVAAVCFVTLSLEASVIVCAGVVFFWCPAVHAAQGHFAYQLLNDLMENYSNELRPVEDTDKTLNVTLQVTLSQIKDMDERNQVLIAYLWIRQTWYDAYLKWDKDDYDGLEVIRIPSSMVWRPDVVLYNKADDDLPGPMDTNVVLRYTGEITWDAPAITKSSCVVDVSYFPFDSQQCNLTFGSWTYNGNQVDITMAMASGDLSDLVENVEWECDGMPATKNVIMYGCCSDPYPDITYTLLLRRRSSFYVFNLLLPCFLISFLAPLGFFLPADSGEKVSLGVTVLLALTVFQLVVAESMPPSESVPLIGKYYIATMTMITASTSLTIFIMNIHFCGAEAKPVPHWAKVLIIGYMSRIFFVYEVGESCTSSLARKKDVEKCHTQKPTKQNPEPTRNPSGLTCCPDDEKLLSPNVTFDPCIFCGPHCGGFGGDLKLIKNVEYIANCFREQKLTSLKVAEWKKVAKVMDRFFMWIFFAMVFLMSILIIGKSS
- the ube2ka gene encoding ubiquitin-conjugating enzyme E2Ka (UBC1 homolog, yeast) isoform X1; translation: MANIAVQRIKREFKEVLKSEETSKNQIKVDLVDENFTELKGEIAGPPDTPYEGGRYQLEIKIPETYPFNPPKVRFITKIWHPNISSVTGAICLDILKDQWAAAMTLRTVLLSLQALLAAAEPDDPQDAVVANQYKQNPEMFKQTARLWSHVYAGAPVSSPDYTRKIDKLCAMGFDKNAVIVALSSKSWDVETATELLLSN